From Planococcus halocryophilus, the proteins below share one genomic window:
- a CDS encoding MBL fold metallo-hydrolase has protein sequence MLKIDQLELGPIQTNCYIISDDQKNCLIFDPGEESKKIEALVKKKNLKPIAILLTHAHFDHIGAVDDIRERYSVPVYLHHLEKDWLSRPNLNGSGKYATLPDYRMKDADVLLTDEKTLEIGSFKMDIFHTPGHSPGSVSFSFGKEGFAIVGDVIFRGSIGRTDLIDGSEKRLLQSIEESILPLPKHMILYPGHGPETTPDQELNSNPFLKVFKQ, from the coding sequence ATGTTAAAAATCGATCAACTAGAGTTAGGTCCTATTCAAACAAATTGTTACATCATTTCCGATGATCAGAAAAACTGTCTGATTTTTGATCCGGGTGAAGAAAGTAAGAAGATAGAAGCATTGGTGAAAAAGAAAAACTTGAAACCGATTGCTATTTTATTAACGCATGCGCATTTTGATCATATTGGTGCAGTCGATGACATAAGAGAGCGTTATTCTGTCCCTGTTTATTTGCATCATTTAGAAAAAGACTGGTTAAGCCGCCCGAACTTAAACGGCTCAGGAAAATATGCGACATTGCCTGATTACCGAATGAAAGATGCAGATGTCTTGTTAACTGATGAAAAGACGTTAGAAATTGGGTCGTTCAAAATGGATATTTTCCATACACCCGGACACTCTCCAGGTAGCGTCAGTTTCTCGTTTGGTAAGGAAGGCTTTGCGATTGTTGGCGATGTCATTTTCCGTGGAAGTATTGGCCGTACAGACTTGATAGATGGCTCTGAGAAACGGCTTCTACAGTCTATAGAAGAGTCGATATTGCCACTTCCTAAGCATATGATTCTATACCCGGGACATGGCCCTGAAACAACACCAGATCAAGAATTAAACAGCAATCCGTTTCTGAAGGTCTTTAAACAGTAA
- the comGF gene encoding competence type IV pilus minor pilin ComGF → MHRVRKLDEKGFSFLTSIFDLLVLMTLLPLIVLFFSFAINFKQDLDPHRAEWQLFVIDLQSYLHRSDSVEIINGGSGIRVVQRGEEIDIELYTDMMRKQKSRKGHEVMLTRVSKCSFVLEGDILTIRTKFSTGNIEEAEYVFTKPSG, encoded by the coding sequence ATGCATCGAGTAAGAAAGTTAGATGAAAAAGGGTTTTCTTTTTTGACATCAATTTTTGATTTACTGGTGTTAATGACGTTGCTGCCGTTAATTGTTTTGTTTTTTAGTTTTGCAATCAATTTTAAACAAGACTTAGACCCTCACCGGGCAGAGTGGCAATTGTTCGTCATTGATTTGCAGAGCTACTTGCATCGCAGTGACTCGGTTGAAATCATAAATGGAGGAAGCGGGATTCGTGTTGTTCAAAGAGGAGAAGAAATTGACATCGAACTTTACACAGATATGATGCGCAAGCAAAAAAGTAGGAAAGGACATGAAGTGATGTTAACTCGTGTAAGTAAATGTAGTTTTGTGTTAGAAGGCGATATATTGACAATCCGAACGAAATTTTCTACAGGTAATATAGAAGAGGCAGAATATGTTTTTACGAAACCATCTGGATGA
- the gcvT gene encoding glycine cleavage system aminomethyltransferase GcvT, with the protein MAQLNRTPLFETYSKYGGKTIDFGGWELPVQFSSIKEEHEAVRTKAGLFDVSHMGEIFVTGADSLDYLQHLVTNDVSKIQDGQAQYTAMCYEDGGTVDDLLVYKIADQHYLLVVNASNIEKDFKWMEASKTGDVSLDNASERYGLLAFQGPLSEKVLQRLTDEDLSTIKPFRFKNDVKVAGQNVILSRTGYTGENGFEIYAAPESLITLWEKILSEGEAEGVLPVGLGARDTLRFEACLALYGQELSKDITPLEAGINFVVKLKKEQDFLGKKALAAQKEAGVPRKLVGIEMIDKGIPRHGYPVYMGDQKIGEVTTGTQSPTLKKNIGLALVSSEYAELGIELEVEIRNKRLKAKTVETPFYKRSN; encoded by the coding sequence TTGGCACAGTTAAATCGTACACCTCTTTTTGAAACGTATTCAAAATACGGTGGCAAAACAATTGATTTTGGTGGTTGGGAACTGCCTGTGCAATTTTCGAGCATTAAAGAAGAACATGAAGCGGTCAGAACAAAAGCAGGACTTTTTGATGTATCGCATATGGGTGAAATCTTCGTTACAGGAGCAGACAGTTTAGATTACCTCCAGCATCTCGTCACAAATGATGTATCCAAAATTCAAGATGGCCAAGCGCAGTATACAGCGATGTGCTATGAAGATGGCGGCACTGTAGACGACCTTTTGGTTTATAAAATAGCAGACCAGCATTATTTACTCGTAGTGAATGCATCCAATATTGAAAAAGATTTTAAATGGATGGAAGCTTCGAAAACTGGTGATGTCTCATTAGACAATGCGTCTGAACGCTACGGCTTATTGGCGTTTCAAGGTCCATTATCTGAAAAGGTACTTCAGCGCTTAACAGATGAAGATCTTTCAACGATTAAACCTTTCCGTTTTAAAAACGACGTAAAAGTAGCAGGGCAAAACGTAATATTATCGCGTACAGGTTATACGGGGGAAAATGGCTTTGAAATTTATGCCGCTCCTGAATCATTAATCACATTGTGGGAAAAAATTCTCTCAGAAGGCGAAGCTGAAGGTGTTTTACCGGTAGGTCTTGGCGCGCGTGATACGTTGCGCTTTGAAGCTTGTCTTGCTTTATACGGTCAAGAACTGTCGAAAGACATCACGCCGCTAGAAGCAGGCATCAATTTTGTTGTGAAATTGAAAAAAGAACAAGATTTTCTCGGCAAAAAAGCATTGGCTGCTCAAAAAGAAGCAGGCGTGCCGCGCAAATTAGTAGGCATTGAAATGATCGACAAAGGCATACCGCGTCATGGCTATCCTGTTTATATGGGTGACCAAAAAATTGGTGAAGTAACAACGGGTACGCAATCGCCAACGCTCAAGAAAAATATCGGGCTGGCGTTAGTTTCAAGTGAATATGCTGAATTGGGAATCGAATTGGAAGTTGAAATTCGCAATAAACGACTAAAAGCGAAAACAGTAGAAACACCATTTTATAAACGATCCAACTAA
- the comGD gene encoding competence type IV pilus minor pilin ComGD, with amino-acid sequence MESLVLQNLNEKGFTLLEMLLVLAVLVTISAISISGYRSFTVQKEEQRFFEVLHQDIYFAQSQSYSLNKTAKIIFRESKGTYEIFTDIQSVAVSRKLPQSVQLKKTSNLSEIYFNSNGTVVESGTFRFSTTSGEKTLVVHLGGGRVVFSE; translated from the coding sequence TTGGAGTCGTTAGTTCTGCAAAACCTTAATGAAAAAGGATTTACGTTGTTGGAAATGTTGCTAGTACTTGCTGTACTAGTAACAATTTCTGCAATTTCAATTTCGGGCTATCGTTCTTTCACAGTACAAAAAGAAGAGCAGCGTTTTTTTGAAGTTCTCCACCAAGATATTTATTTTGCGCAAAGTCAAAGTTATTCGTTAAACAAGACAGCGAAAATAATATTTCGAGAAAGCAAAGGAACGTATGAAATCTTTACAGACATTCAGTCGGTTGCTGTTTCCCGTAAATTGCCGCAATCGGTTCAATTGAAGAAAACAAGTAACTTAAGTGAAATTTACTTTAATTCTAACGGTACCGTGGTCGAGTCGGGTACTTTCCGGTTTTCGACAACGAGTGGTGAAAAAACCTTAGTTGTTCACCTCGGAGGAGGGAGAGTGGTGTTTTCTGAATGA
- a CDS encoding rhodanese-like domain-containing protein, whose amino-acid sequence MEFLYITIAVLLAIIIYAVISYFRMKKAVTNLTQEQFIEGYRKAQLIDVREPKDFAAGHILGARNIPQSQLRQRYKEIREDKPVYLYDQNGARSGRVAIFLKKKGYNQLFQLQGGFKQWTGKIKSKN is encoded by the coding sequence TTGGAATTTTTGTACATTACGATCGCAGTACTATTGGCAATCATCATTTATGCGGTTATCTCATATTTCCGCATGAAAAAAGCTGTCACGAACTTGACACAAGAACAATTTATCGAGGGCTACCGCAAAGCGCAATTAATTGACGTACGCGAGCCAAAAGATTTTGCGGCAGGACATATTCTTGGAGCGCGTAATATTCCACAATCACAATTACGTCAGCGCTACAAAGAAATCCGTGAAGACAAACCGGTCTATTTATATGACCAAAACGGAGCACGCAGTGGGCGTGTTGCTATTTTCTTAAAGAAAAAAGGCTATAACCAATTGTTCCAACTGCAAGGCGGGTTCAAACAATGGACTGGTAAAATCAAATCTAAAAACTAA
- a CDS encoding DUF2626 domain-containing protein — protein MNNMFKLMGWWTGIFAVLFYVGDMVEVSLLMVANTGFFVLLGFLNISERMYLYIFGAYLTVFFVGFTYYSTFIHVPGAGH, from the coding sequence ATGAATAATATGTTCAAATTAATGGGATGGTGGACTGGAATATTTGCAGTTCTCTTTTATGTAGGCGATATGGTTGAAGTATCATTATTAATGGTCGCTAACACCGGATTTTTTGTTCTTCTTGGATTTTTAAATATTTCTGAACGTATGTATTTGTATATTTTTGGCGCCTATTTAACAGTATTTTTCGTAGGCTTCACTTATTACTCTACGTTCATCCACGTTCCTGGTGCTGGACATTAA
- the comGB gene encoding competence type IV pilus assembly protein ComGB encodes MRLDKIRLRDHEQFLTRLAVLMKEGYLLPVALNLLLPMHTSKLEESLVGITTILKEGGNAAEILKFLGFKEHVLFPVEIAESHGRLAESIDSIGKSFARTERVQKKLKNILIYPVSLLIFTSILFLFFRTSYVPNLTEMMNSMQTGEEASGVPAYLLSLPDFFIAFFACVALSVYVFSQLLKQQAVERQITWLLSIPVIRRFMKLYWSHLLARELGTLLHSGISMQESLDLLQRQNYHKIIQFMAHVSHEELMMGQSFSRSLEHVAFVSKDMPAFVQHGEMTGFLGKELILYSEVLMEQIEQHTQQLLRIIQPSFFIMIAICIVGAYLAILMPMYNLVHTI; translated from the coding sequence ATGCGTTTAGACAAGATCCGTCTTCGTGACCACGAACAATTTCTGACACGCTTAGCTGTGTTAATGAAAGAAGGGTATTTGTTGCCAGTGGCGTTGAATTTATTATTACCAATGCATACTTCTAAGCTAGAAGAATCTTTAGTTGGCATAACGACTATTTTAAAAGAAGGAGGAAATGCAGCGGAAATACTGAAATTTTTAGGGTTTAAAGAGCATGTGTTATTTCCAGTTGAAATTGCTGAATCTCACGGAAGATTGGCAGAATCGATTGATAGCATTGGCAAAAGTTTTGCGCGAACAGAACGCGTACAAAAAAAGTTGAAAAATATTTTAATTTACCCAGTATCTTTATTAATTTTCACCTCTATCTTATTTTTGTTTTTTCGTACAAGCTATGTGCCAAATTTAACGGAAATGATGAATTCGATGCAAACTGGAGAAGAAGCTTCGGGTGTGCCCGCTTATTTATTAAGTTTGCCAGATTTTTTTATCGCTTTTTTTGCATGTGTCGCTTTGTCAGTGTACGTATTCAGTCAACTATTAAAACAACAAGCAGTCGAGCGACAAATCACTTGGCTCTTGTCGATCCCGGTCATTCGACGCTTTATGAAACTGTACTGGTCGCATTTACTTGCACGTGAACTTGGTACTTTATTGCATAGTGGCATTTCGATGCAAGAATCCCTCGATTTGTTGCAACGCCAAAATTATCATAAAATTATTCAGTTTATGGCGCATGTGTCTCATGAAGAATTGATGATGGGACAGAGTTTTTCTAGGTCGCTCGAACATGTTGCGTTTGTCTCTAAAGACATGCCCGCTTTTGTGCAACATGGTGAAATGACGGGATTTTTAGGCAAAGAGCTCATTCTTTATAGTGAAGTATTAATGGAACAAATTGAGCAACACACGCAGCAATTGCTACGTATTATCCAACCGAGTTTTTTTATTATGATCGCTATTTGCATTGTCGGTGCATATTTAGCGATTTTAATGCCGATGTATAACTTAGTCCATACCATTTAA
- the gcvPA gene encoding aminomethyl-transferring glycine dehydrogenase subunit GcvPA: protein MKHRYLPMTTQDEKEMLETIGIDSIDELFSDIPEKVRFKGEYNIKAAKSESSLTKELAQIAAKNADTNRYASFLGAGVYDHYKPIIVDHVISRSEFYTAYTPYQPEISQGELQAIFEFQTMISELTGMDIANSSMYDGGTALAEAGMLAAGHTKRKKILVSRAVHPESRDVVRTYALGQSIEVVEIPLKDGHTDLNALKEMMDENVATVMIQYPNFFGQVENLKEIEPIVHEAGALLSVSSNPLSLGALTAPGQLGADITVGDAQPFGIPEAYGGPHCGYFAVTKKLMRKVPGRLVGETTDEEGRRGFVLTLQAREQHIRRDKATSNICSNQALNALAASVAMTALGKVGTQEIAKQNIVKTHYMKQQLKKAGFEIVFEGAHFNEIVVKTKDSVKQLNDRLFEKDMIGGYDLGLSYDEFPNHMLVAVTEQRTKEEIDAFVQEIAAKKQEVGATHA, encoded by the coding sequence ATGAAACATCGCTATTTACCAATGACAACTCAAGACGAAAAAGAAATGCTGGAAACAATTGGTATCGATTCAATTGATGAATTGTTTTCAGATATCCCGGAAAAAGTTCGCTTTAAAGGCGAATACAACATTAAAGCGGCTAAATCAGAGTCTTCATTAACAAAAGAATTGGCGCAAATTGCAGCTAAAAACGCGGACACAAACCGCTATGCTTCCTTTTTAGGCGCTGGTGTTTACGATCACTACAAACCAATTATCGTAGATCACGTTATCTCACGCTCTGAGTTTTATACGGCGTATACACCGTACCAGCCAGAAATTTCACAAGGCGAATTACAGGCAATTTTCGAATTTCAAACAATGATTAGCGAATTGACGGGCATGGATATTGCCAACTCTTCTATGTATGACGGTGGAACAGCTCTTGCGGAAGCGGGTATGCTGGCTGCAGGACACACGAAACGTAAGAAAATTCTAGTGTCACGCGCAGTTCATCCGGAATCACGCGATGTTGTTCGTACTTATGCACTTGGTCAGTCGATTGAGGTAGTTGAAATTCCATTAAAAGATGGTCATACCGACTTGAATGCGTTAAAAGAAATGATGGATGAAAATGTCGCTACCGTGATGATTCAGTATCCAAACTTTTTCGGGCAAGTTGAAAACTTAAAAGAAATTGAGCCGATTGTTCACGAAGCCGGCGCATTGCTTTCAGTTTCTTCAAATCCATTATCACTTGGTGCGCTTACTGCTCCAGGTCAATTGGGTGCAGATATTACAGTAGGAGATGCACAGCCTTTCGGAATTCCTGAAGCATACGGCGGACCTCACTGTGGTTATTTTGCAGTAACAAAAAAACTAATGCGTAAAGTTCCAGGTCGTCTTGTTGGTGAAACAACGGATGAAGAAGGCCGTCGTGGTTTTGTATTAACATTGCAAGCGCGTGAACAACATATTCGTCGTGATAAAGCGACATCGAATATTTGTTCGAACCAAGCATTAAACGCATTAGCCGCATCTGTTGCAATGACAGCACTTGGCAAAGTCGGTACACAAGAAATTGCGAAACAAAACATTGTCAAAACACATTATATGAAACAACAATTGAAGAAAGCTGGATTTGAAATTGTCTTTGAAGGAGCCCATTTCAATGAAATCGTCGTTAAAACGAAAGATTCGGTTAAGCAATTAAACGATCGTTTGTTTGAAAAAGATATGATTGGTGGTTATGACCTTGGACTAAGCTATGATGAATTCCCAAATCATATGCTGGTTGCGGTTACTGAACAACGCACAAAAGAAGAAATCGATGCATTCGTACAGGAAATTGCTGCGAAAAAACAGGAAGTGGGGGCTACTCATGCATAA
- the comGC gene encoding competence type IV pilus major pilin ComGC, which translates to MRLLKNQKGFTLIEMLIVMLIITVLIAIAIPNVTKQSTAVEDKGCKAFVQMVQGQVESYRMDNKAVPTLVNLTDEGYLKTGETNCPNGDIVTISTVGVVSSAKP; encoded by the coding sequence ATGCGCTTATTAAAAAACCAAAAAGGATTTACATTGATCGAAATGCTAATTGTTATGCTAATTATTACCGTCTTAATTGCGATCGCAATACCAAATGTGACAAAACAGTCGACTGCAGTAGAAGACAAAGGTTGTAAAGCTTTTGTGCAAATGGTTCAAGGACAAGTAGAGTCGTACCGAATGGATAACAAAGCGGTCCCTACTTTGGTAAATCTTACGGATGAAGGCTATTTGAAAACTGGTGAAACAAATTGTCCAAACGGAGATATAGTGACCATTTCTACTGTTGGAGTCGTTAGTTCTGCAAAACCTTAA
- a CDS encoding shikimate kinase: MNRIYLIGFMGCGKSAVGRRLSFLLKLPFYDMDKEIVRQTGKTIPEIFEQHGEKYFRDLETQFLQNFKNDYCIISTGGGVTMRKENRKIMRNTGLVMFLDAPFREIWRRIHRDPNRPIVRQSTREEIEALHKARYRDYKQTAHITIRTEFRTLRQITQYAAFQVNRLKSERFDFN, translated from the coding sequence ATGAACAGAATATATTTGATTGGATTCATGGGCTGCGGAAAAAGCGCGGTCGGCAGAAGGTTAAGTTTTCTGCTGAAACTGCCCTTCTATGACATGGACAAAGAGATTGTTCGTCAGACAGGGAAGACGATACCTGAAATTTTTGAGCAGCATGGCGAAAAATATTTTAGGGATTTAGAAACGCAGTTTTTGCAAAATTTTAAAAATGATTATTGCATCATCTCAACAGGTGGTGGTGTTACCATGCGGAAAGAAAACCGGAAAATCATGAGAAATACAGGTTTGGTGATGTTTTTAGATGCACCATTCCGGGAAATTTGGCGAAGGATTCACCGGGATCCCAATCGTCCGATTGTCCGTCAATCGACTCGTGAAGAAATTGAAGCGTTGCATAAAGCACGCTACCGGGATTATAAACAAACGGCACATATTACGATTCGTACCGAATTCCGTACTTTACGGCAAATTACACAATATGCGGCATTTCAAGTGAATCGTCTAAAAAGCGAACGTTTTGATTTTAATTAA
- the gcvPB gene encoding aminomethyl-transferring glycine dehydrogenase subunit GcvPB, which translates to MHKDNQALIFELTKEGRVGYSLPTLDVPEVDLSELLPTDLIRTEAAELPEVSELDIMRHYTALSNRNHGVDSGFYPLGSCTMKYNPKINESVARFPGFANIHPLQDEKTVQGALELMFDLQEHLKEITGMDEVTLQPAAGAHGEWTGLMMIRAYHESRGDFKRTKVIVPDSAHGTNPASATVAGFETVTVKSSDQGLVDLEDLKRVVGDDTAALMLTNPNTLGLFEEQILEMAAIIHEVGGKLYYDGANLNAVMSKARPGDMGFDVVHLNLHKTFTGPHGGGGPGSGPVGVKKDLMPYLPKPVLVKKDEAYTFDYDRPESIGRVKPFYGNFGINVRAYTYIRSMGPDGLKAVTEYAVLNANYMMRRLQPHFDLPYDRHCKHEFVLSGRRQKKLGVRTLDMAKRLLDFGYHPPTIYFPLNVEEGMMIEPTETESKETLDAFIDAMIQIAKEVEENPEIVQNAPHTTVINRLDETKAARQPVLRYRKAE; encoded by the coding sequence ATGCATAAGGACAACCAAGCGCTAATTTTTGAATTGACGAAAGAAGGCCGCGTCGGCTACAGCTTGCCGACACTTGATGTACCAGAAGTTGACTTGAGCGAGCTATTGCCGACTGATTTAATCCGTACAGAAGCAGCAGAACTGCCTGAAGTATCGGAACTTGACATAATGCGTCATTACACAGCCCTATCTAACCGTAACCACGGTGTGGATTCAGGTTTCTATCCACTAGGTTCGTGCACAATGAAATACAATCCGAAAATCAACGAATCTGTTGCACGGTTCCCTGGATTTGCGAATATTCATCCGTTACAAGATGAAAAAACAGTTCAAGGAGCTCTTGAATTGATGTTTGATTTGCAAGAGCATTTAAAAGAAATTACAGGTATGGACGAAGTGACATTGCAACCAGCTGCAGGCGCACACGGCGAATGGACTGGTTTAATGATGATTCGCGCTTACCACGAGTCTCGTGGGGATTTCAAACGGACGAAAGTTATTGTTCCCGATTCAGCACACGGAACGAACCCGGCTTCAGCAACTGTTGCTGGATTTGAAACAGTTACTGTTAAGTCGAGTGACCAAGGACTTGTCGATTTAGAAGATTTAAAACGCGTTGTTGGAGATGACACAGCGGCGTTAATGTTAACAAATCCAAATACACTGGGCTTGTTTGAAGAGCAGATTTTAGAAATGGCTGCGATTATTCACGAAGTTGGCGGGAAATTATATTATGATGGTGCCAACTTAAACGCGGTAATGTCAAAAGCGCGTCCTGGAGATATGGGCTTTGATGTAGTTCACTTGAACTTACACAAAACGTTCACTGGACCTCACGGCGGCGGTGGACCAGGATCTGGTCCAGTTGGCGTGAAAAAAGATTTAATGCCGTACTTGCCAAAGCCAGTATTGGTGAAAAAAGATGAGGCGTATACGTTTGACTACGACCGTCCAGAATCGATTGGCCGTGTAAAACCGTTTTATGGTAACTTCGGAATTAATGTCCGTGCATACACGTACATTCGTTCAATGGGGCCGGATGGCTTGAAAGCTGTAACAGAATACGCAGTGTTAAACGCTAACTATATGATGCGTAGACTGCAACCTCATTTCGACTTGCCGTACGACCGTCATTGCAAGCACGAATTCGTATTAAGTGGTCGTCGTCAGAAGAAGTTAGGCGTCCGTACATTAGATATGGCGAAACGCTTACTTGACTTTGGCTACCATCCGCCAACAATCTACTTCCCATTAAACGTAGAAGAAGGCATGATGATCGAACCAACAGAAACCGAATCAAAAGAAACATTGGATGCTTTTATCGATGCGATGATTCAAATTGCGAAAGAAGTAGAAGAAAATCCAGAGATCGTTCAAAACGCACCACACACGACGGTGATCAATCGTTTGGATGAGACAAAAGCAGCACGTCAACCTGTGCTTCGTTACCGTAAAGCTGAATAG
- a CDS encoding DUF2759 domain-containing protein gives MSWMLVVIFGLIAILAAIGTVQTLKNKEVLGFLFNFGTFVIFGGFAIATLITQGYPPSLH, from the coding sequence ATGAGTTGGATGTTAGTGGTTATATTTGGACTTATTGCAATTCTTGCAGCAATCGGCACTGTACAAACGCTTAAAAACAAAGAAGTTCTAGGTTTCCTTTTTAACTTTGGAACTTTTGTGATTTTTGGCGGGTTTGCGATCGCAACACTTATCACACAAGGTTATCCACCAAGCCTACATTAA
- the comGA gene encoding competence type IV pilus ATPase ComGA, with protein sequence MQSIIERRCVDLLHDAAENGTTDIHIKPEPSCYTVAYRSFQNLRQVKQLPFDLGDRMIAYFKYLSLLDTSEKRKPQTGSFQLTINNLSHYFRISTLPSVLTKESMVIRIMPDDTAQSIYQLAAFRDSARLLEKLSEASQGLILFTGPTGCGKSTTLYSLLKHCSEKLNRNIITLEDPVERKNQAILQIQVNEKAGLSYSTGLKAILRHDPDIIMIGEIRDAETAQIAVRAALTGHLVFSTIHARHSVGCLHRLNDLGVSFEDMSQTLVAISAQKIIPLFLDVEQKQPSHRALYEILDGERLEEALMSAQQKKIYTLPSHLSFAGQVREGVKIGAIEPSYAFRQDPSS encoded by the coding sequence ATGCAATCAATTATTGAGCGCCGCTGTGTGGACCTCTTGCATGATGCGGCAGAAAATGGCACAACAGACATCCACATCAAACCCGAACCATCCTGCTATACCGTTGCTTATCGCTCGTTCCAAAACTTGCGACAAGTTAAACAACTCCCCTTTGATCTAGGTGATCGCATGATTGCTTATTTCAAATACCTATCCCTTTTAGATACGAGTGAGAAGCGAAAACCCCAAACCGGTTCTTTCCAGCTTACCATCAACAACTTATCCCATTATTTTCGAATTTCAACTTTGCCCTCAGTATTAACAAAAGAAAGCATGGTCATCCGGATTATGCCTGATGATACCGCACAATCAATTTATCAATTGGCAGCGTTTCGAGACTCGGCTCGGCTTTTGGAAAAATTGTCTGAAGCATCTCAAGGACTCATTTTGTTTACGGGTCCTACCGGTTGTGGGAAATCAACAACTTTGTATTCGTTGTTAAAGCATTGTTCCGAAAAGCTAAATCGAAACATTATTACACTTGAAGATCCTGTAGAACGTAAAAACCAAGCGATTTTACAAATTCAAGTAAATGAAAAAGCCGGACTTAGTTATTCAACAGGCTTAAAAGCCATTTTGCGACACGATCCTGATATTATCATGATCGGTGAAATCCGTGATGCAGAAACAGCTCAAATCGCTGTGCGTGCTGCATTGACTGGACATTTAGTGTTTTCTACGATACATGCTAGACATTCTGTTGGCTGTTTGCATCGCTTAAATGATTTAGGTGTATCTTTTGAAGACATGTCCCAAACCTTAGTAGCCATTTCTGCGCAAAAAATTATTCCGCTGTTTTTAGATGTTGAACAAAAACAGCCTAGCCACCGCGCGCTTTATGAAATTCTTGACGGTGAACGGCTAGAAGAGGCGTTAATGTCAGCTCAACAGAAAAAAATATACACATTGCCAAGTCATTTGTCCTTTGCTGGTCAAGTTCGGGAAGGAGTGAAAATTGGTGCGATTGAGCCTTCCTATGCGTTTAGACAAGATCCGTCTTCGTGA
- a CDS encoding lipoate--protein ligase family protein — translation MALDEALLNWHSQGLIPPVIRFYGWQPAALSIGYFQKVEKEIDMEAVKRLGLGFVRRPTGGRGVLHEHELTYSIIVSEAYPDMPETVTEAYRVLSEGLLKGFQNLGLEAYFSVPDTEDKRADLKKPKSAVCFDAPSWYEMVVEGKKVAGSAQTRQKGVILQHGAILIDLDAEKLLSVFKFQNEEAKERMRVKIPEKAVAINSLRAKPATAEECVVAFKAGFEQALSIELEPYVLTEQQLAEVKALEQKKYANSEWNFRA, via the coding sequence ATGGCGCTCGATGAAGCTTTATTAAATTGGCATAGCCAAGGGCTTATTCCGCCTGTTATTCGGTTTTATGGTTGGCAGCCTGCCGCCCTTTCAATCGGTTATTTTCAAAAAGTAGAAAAAGAAATTGATATGGAAGCTGTGAAACGATTAGGACTTGGTTTTGTTCGTCGACCAACAGGTGGCCGAGGAGTGCTTCACGAGCACGAACTTACATATAGCATCATTGTTAGCGAAGCTTATCCGGATATGCCGGAAACTGTTACAGAAGCATATCGTGTGTTGAGTGAAGGCTTGTTAAAAGGGTTTCAGAATTTGGGGTTGGAAGCATATTTTTCGGTACCAGATACTGAAGACAAACGGGCTGACTTGAAAAAACCAAAATCAGCCGTATGTTTTGATGCGCCTAGTTGGTATGAAATGGTCGTCGAAGGTAAAAAAGTGGCTGGCAGTGCCCAAACACGCCAAAAAGGAGTTATTTTACAGCATGGTGCTATTTTAATCGACTTGGATGCTGAAAAGCTCTTGTCGGTTTTTAAATTCCAAAACGAAGAAGCGAAAGAGCGCATGCGCGTCAAAATTCCTGAAAAAGCAGTCGCGATCAATTCGCTGCGTGCAAAACCTGCAACTGCAGAAGAATGCGTAGTGGCATTTAAAGCAGGGTTTGAACAGGCCTTGTCGATCGAATTAGAGCCCTACGTATTGACGGAGCAACAACTTGCTGAAGTCAAGGCTTTAGAACAAAAAAAATATGCAAATTCTGAATGGAACTTTCGTGCGTAG